The Anguilla anguilla isolate fAngAng1 chromosome 19, fAngAng1.pri, whole genome shotgun sequence genome has a segment encoding these proteins:
- the hmga2 gene encoding high mobility group protein HMGI-C, translated as MSTRGEETGEPSGSQEEPGTTPTAKRGPGRPRKPQQEPTGEPVPKRPRGRPKGSKNKGPSKAAQKKAEGTGEKRPRGRPRKWPQQVVQEKPAQEEEEEEEAEESAEED; from the exons ATGAGCACGCGGGGAGAAGAAACCGGCGAACCATCAGGGTCCCAGGAAGAGCCAGGAACGACACCGACTGCAAAGAGAGGACCGGGCCGACCGAGGAAGCCGCAGCAA GAGCCGACCGGAGAGCCTGTCCCGAAACGACCGAGGGGGCGACCGAAGGGGAGCAAGAACAAGGGCCCGTCCAAAGCGGCACAGAAG AAAGCAGAGGGAACGGGAGAGAAGAGACCAAGGGGAAGACCAAGAAAATGG cCACAGCAAGTAGTCCAGGAAAAGCCTGCTCAG gaagaggaagaggaggaagaagctGAGGAGTCTGCGGAGGAAGATTGA